A portion of the Ardenticatenales bacterium genome contains these proteins:
- a CDS encoding zinc ribbon domain-containing protein, whose product MPIYDFHCRECDEVFEERRSFAEAGMPAFCPICGSQDTKKLLASVALRTGSTESIPVPMNQDGGGCCGGGTCGCGL is encoded by the coding sequence ATGCCAATTTATGATTTTCACTGTCGTGAGTGTGATGAAGTGTTTGAGGAGCGGCGTTCTTTTGCGGAAGCGGGCATGCCGGCATTTTGCCCCATTTGTGGCAGCCAGGATACGAAAAAACTCCTCGCCTCCGTGGCCCTACGCACCGGCAGCACCGAAAGCATCCCCGTGCCTATGAACCAGGATGGCGGCGGCTGTTGTGGTGGTGGCACTTGTGGGTGTGGCCTCTAG
- a CDS encoding NAD(P)/FAD-dependent oxidoreductase, which yields MKKLLILGAGTAGTMIANKLHPLLSRDEWKITLVDQNETHYYQPGFLFIPFGIYGENDVIKPKRDYIPPGVELIVSPIELIEPTENRVRISKDNRYLYYDYLIIATGTHPRPDQTPGLTGPAWRQSIFDFYTLDGAVALAKKLRTWDGGRLVLSIMELPFKCPVAPLEFIFLADWFFHERGIRDKVELTLVTPLPGAFTKPRAAQLLGNMLEEKNIHIVPEFYTEHVDAAQQKLVSYDEQEVPYDLLITIPVNMGTEVIAASGLGDELNHVPVDKHTFLSTQYDNIFAIGDAANLPTSKAGSVAHFAAEVFTENFLRYIEGQEMTAKFDGHANCFIESGFGKGILIDFNYDVEPLPGKFPLPGIGPFSLLQESEVNHWGKVMFRWMYWNLLLKGKEMGITSQMTMAGKWS from the coding sequence ATGAAGAAACTGCTTATTTTGGGGGCCGGAACTGCCGGCACAATGATTGCCAACAAGCTCCACCCCCTCCTCAGCCGCGACGAATGGAAAATCACCCTCGTTGATCAAAACGAAACGCATTACTATCAGCCGGGCTTCCTCTTCATTCCCTTTGGCATCTACGGTGAGAACGATGTCATCAAACCCAAGCGAGATTACATCCCCCCCGGCGTCGAACTTATCGTTTCCCCTATCGAATTGATCGAACCCACGGAAAACCGTGTGCGCATCAGTAAGGATAACCGCTACCTCTATTACGACTATCTGATCATCGCCACGGGCACGCACCCGCGTCCTGACCAGACGCCGGGTCTAACCGGACCGGCGTGGCGACAAAGCATTTTTGATTTTTACACGCTTGATGGCGCGGTGGCCCTGGCGAAAAAACTGCGCACCTGGGATGGTGGTCGCCTTGTCCTGAGCATCATGGAGCTTCCCTTTAAGTGCCCCGTGGCTCCGCTGGAGTTCATCTTCCTGGCGGATTGGTTCTTCCATGAGCGCGGCATCCGCGACAAAGTGGAATTGACTCTGGTGACGCCGTTGCCGGGCGCGTTTACCAAACCACGTGCGGCCCAACTCTTGGGCAACATGCTGGAAGAGAAAAACATTCACATTGTGCCTGAGTTTTATACGGAACATGTGGACGCGGCGCAGCAGAAGCTCGTTTCCTATGATGAGCAGGAAGTCCCCTATGACCTGCTGATTACGATTCCCGTCAACATGGGAACCGAGGTCATTGCCGCCTCTGGGTTGGGCGATGAGTTGAATCATGTGCCTGTAGACAAGCACACGTTTCTCTCCACGCAGTACGACAATATCTTCGCCATTGGCGACGCCGCCAATTTGCCGACGTCCAAAGCCGGCTCCGTAGCCCATTTCGCCGCCGAGGTCTTCACGGAAAACTTCTTGCGCTATATCGAAGGGCAAGAGATGACGGCTAAATTCGACGGGCACGCCAACTGTTTTATTGAGTCAGGCTTTGGTAAGGGTATTCTGATTGACTTCAACTACGATGTTGAGCCGCTGCCGGGTAAGTTTCCGCTCCCTGGTATTGGCCCCTTCTCTTTGCTGCAGGAGTCAGAAGTAAACCATTGGGGCAAGGTTATGTTCCGCTGGATGTACTGGAACTTGCTACTGAAAGGCAAAGAGATGGGTATCACGTCCCAGATGACGATGGCGGGCAAGTGGAGCTAG
- a CDS encoding shikimate dehydrogenase translates to MPINGKTAVVGLMGWPVSHSFSPAMHNAAAAALGLNLVYVPLPTPPDLVAEAVRGLRALGFLGANVTIPHKQAVLPLLDEIDAGARATGAVNTIVVRDGQLRGANTDITGFSQDLQALGVPVAGRRALILGAGGSARAVAYALGMAGATVTVLARRPAQAHRLAADLAPFLPPAHTPRVDSWDALAAHAAADLIVNTTPLGMNPHDDASPWPRALPLPPHAFVYDLVYNPPCTPLLHLAARAGISHANGLGMLLRQGAAAFTLWTGRAPDLNVMAAALPLAQ, encoded by the coding sequence ATGCCCATCAACGGCAAAACCGCCGTCGTCGGCCTGATGGGTTGGCCTGTCAGCCACAGTTTCAGCCCGGCCATGCACAACGCCGCCGCCGCCGCCCTGGGGCTAAACCTCGTCTACGTCCCGCTGCCCACGCCGCCCGATCTCGTGGCCGAGGCCGTGCGCGGGCTGCGGGCGCTGGGATTCCTGGGCGCGAACGTGACTATTCCCCACAAGCAGGCGGTGCTGCCACTGCTGGATGAGATAGACGCGGGCGCGCGGGCAACCGGCGCGGTAAACACCATTGTCGTGCGGGATGGGCAACTGCGCGGAGCCAACACGGACATAACGGGATTCAGCCAGGATTTGCAGGCGTTGGGCGTGCCTGTGGCGGGTCGGCGCGCGTTGATACTGGGCGCGGGCGGGTCGGCGCGCGCCGTGGCCTATGCGCTGGGCATGGCCGGAGCCACCGTGACCGTGCTGGCGCGCAGGCCGGCGCAGGCGCACCGGCTCGCAGCGGACCTGGCGCCCTTTTTGCCGCCGGCGCACACGCCGCGCGTCGATTCGTGGGACGCGCTGGCCGCTCATGCCGCCGCCGATTTGATCGTCAATACCACGCCGCTGGGGATGAACCCGCATGACGACGCCTCCCCCTGGCCGCGCGCGCTGCCGCTTCCCCCACATGCGTTCGTTTACGATCTGGTGTATAACCCGCCGTGTACGCCTCTACTGCATCTGGCCGCGCGTGCCGGCATTTCACATGCGAATGGGCTGGGGATGTTGCTGCGACAGGGTGCGGCGGCGTTTACGCTCTGGACGGGTCGCGCGCCAGACCTGAACGTGATGGCCGCCGCGCTCCCTCTAGCGCAATGA
- the pgeF gene encoding peptidoglycan editing factor PgeF, which translates to MGPIWADDLYSHERTTDRLPMQQIANDGLPYFQFESFNGGTVHAVFTRLGGVSAPPFASLNMSSSVADAADHLRQNRQRAYGAFGYATETLVHAHLVHGADVARVTSAQNGQVAASVDGLITDEPGCGLAMNFADCAPILLWDPVRGAVGLGHAGWQGTVKDLPGAMVRAMMAAFGSEPETLIAGIGPCIGPCCYEVGEPVISAVWAAFEEPEALLPAQPNGPRPHFDLPAANVKNLRRAGVRQVAWGGICTACRTDLFFSHRAEKGKTGRFGVLLALRS; encoded by the coding sequence ATGGGGCCAATCTGGGCAGATGACCTGTATAGTCACGAACGAACAACGGACCGACTCCCCATGCAGCAAATTGCCAACGACGGATTGCCCTATTTCCAGTTTGAATCGTTTAATGGAGGCACGGTCCACGCGGTTTTTACACGCCTGGGCGGCGTGAGCGCCCCGCCCTTCGCCTCGCTCAACATGAGTTCCAGCGTGGCGGACGCGGCTGACCATTTGCGCCAGAATCGGCAGCGGGCTTATGGCGCGTTTGGCTACGCCACGGAGACGCTGGTGCACGCGCACCTGGTCCACGGCGCGGATGTGGCGCGGGTCACGTCGGCGCAGAATGGACAGGTGGCGGCCAGCGTGGATGGCTTGATTACGGATGAACCTGGGTGCGGGTTGGCGATGAATTTCGCGGATTGCGCCCCGATTTTGCTGTGGGACCCGGTGCGGGGCGCGGTGGGGTTGGGACACGCGGGCTGGCAGGGAACGGTGAAGGATTTGCCGGGGGCGATGGTGCGGGCGATGATGGCGGCTTTTGGCAGCGAGCCGGAGACGTTGATTGCCGGCATTGGCCCCTGCATTGGCCCCTGTTGCTACGAAGTAGGCGAGCCGGTCATCTCCGCGGTGTGGGCTGCGTTCGAGGAGCCGGAGGCGCTGCTGCCGGCACAGCCCAATGGTCCCCGTCCCCACTTTGATTTGCCCGCGGCCAACGTGAAGAATTTACGTCGGGCGGGCGTGCGGCAGGTGGCGTGGGGAGGAATTTGCACCGCCTGCCGCACGGATCTCTTCTTCTCGCATCGTGCAGAAAAGGGGAAAACGGGACGGTTTGGCGTTCTGCTGGCGCTGCGCTCTTGA
- a CDS encoding PocR ligand-binding domain-containing protein — MTDMLTAKEVQSILQVDRSTVYRMAEDGRLPAIKVGRQWRFPVDQMESWLAGQAIAPPVAAMSARRAAPLRTLLPLACVQLIQDTFATALDVMVIITDMDGNPVTTFSNECGLFQAVRGASPLLWPKCMTHWREMAGTLNLEPCLSASYLGLLCARALVRVDAALAGMVFIGGIAPRDWPPSPEQIEAIAADLEIAPSLFRAHLADVFYKDEAQQKKLLSLTQQMANIVSHIIKERAMPVS; from the coding sequence ATGACCGACATGCTAACCGCGAAAGAAGTGCAATCTATCCTCCAGGTGGACCGTTCTACTGTTTACCGCATGGCTGAAGATGGACGACTACCGGCCATCAAGGTAGGTCGCCAGTGGCGTTTTCCTGTGGACCAGATGGAAAGTTGGCTGGCGGGCCAGGCGATTGCGCCGCCCGTGGCGGCCATGTCCGCACGTCGCGCCGCCCCGCTGCGGACTTTGCTCCCGCTGGCGTGTGTGCAGTTGATTCAGGACACCTTTGCCACCGCGCTAGACGTGATGGTGATCATCACAGACATGGATGGCAACCCGGTGACGACGTTTAGCAACGAGTGTGGTCTTTTCCAGGCCGTGCGCGGGGCTTCCCCATTGTTGTGGCCGAAGTGTATGACGCACTGGCGGGAGATGGCCGGCACACTCAACCTGGAGCCGTGCTTGTCCGCCAGCTATTTGGGTTTGCTCTGTGCGCGCGCGCTCGTCCGGGTGGACGCGGCACTTGCCGGTATGGTTTTCATAGGCGGGATTGCACCGCGGGATTGGCCGCCATCTCCAGAACAGATCGAGGCGATAGCCGCGGACCTGGAAATCGCACCGTCGCTATTCCGGGCGCACCTGGCCGATGTGTTTTACAAGGACGAGGCGCAGCAAAAAAAGCTTCTGTCCCTGACGCAGCAGATGGCGAATATCGTCTCGCACATTATCAAAGAGCGAGCAATGCCGGTGTCGTAA
- a CDS encoding serine/threonine-protein phosphatase: MNVQFGVAKINKYATSESGDTLEMIERPHGGLSLVLVDGQRSGRAAKLISNVVARKAIQLLAEGVRDGAAARAAHDYLFTYRGGKVSATLNIVSIDTHSRTIVISRNNEAPVLLHTPHKGVVELNAPSEAVGVHRNTKPVITEVPIELGTVVVAFTDGLRHAGRISGTTTFDVTAVFRRLLTEQVYDAQRIANILLDEAMGLAQGRPNDDISVMVVSVRETPPNEVRRLSGNLPLRV, encoded by the coding sequence ATGAACGTACAATTCGGCGTGGCAAAAATCAACAAATATGCTACCAGCGAAAGCGGCGACACATTGGAAATGATCGAGCGCCCGCATGGGGGGTTGTCGTTGGTGCTGGTGGATGGGCAGCGCAGTGGGCGGGCGGCAAAGCTAATCAGCAACGTGGTGGCGCGGAAAGCCATTCAACTGCTGGCGGAGGGGGTGCGGGATGGCGCGGCGGCGCGGGCGGCGCACGATTACCTGTTCACCTATCGCGGGGGCAAGGTCAGCGCCACGCTGAATATCGTCTCTATTGACACCCATTCGCGCACGATTGTGATTTCGCGCAACAATGAAGCGCCGGTGTTGCTGCACACGCCCCACAAGGGCGTGGTGGAACTGAACGCGCCATCGGAGGCGGTGGGGGTGCATCGCAACACCAAACCGGTGATCACGGAAGTGCCCATTGAGCTGGGAACGGTGGTGGTGGCGTTTACGGATGGGCTGCGTCATGCCGGCAGAATCAGCGGAACCACCACCTTCGACGTAACCGCCGTCTTCCGCCGCCTGCTCACGGAGCAAGTGTACGACGCGCAGCGTATCGCCAACATCCTGCTGGACGAGGCGATGGGGCTGGCGCAAGGGCGACCCAACGACGACATCAGTGTGATGGTGGTCTCTGTACGCGAGACGCCGCCGAACGAAGTGCGACGATTGAGCGGCAACCTACCGCTGCGGGTATAA
- a CDS encoding TusE/DsrC/DsvC family sulfur relay protein: protein MTVRTIAGKSINFGDDGFMDNFNQWDPSVAEALAAEIGITLTEDHWKVIEFCRSDFVVQGDAPTIRRITTVGGVPTKQLYQLFPKGPGKKVAYIAGLKKPTGCI from the coding sequence ATGACAGTTCGCACAATTGCCGGCAAAAGCATCAACTTCGGCGATGATGGTTTCATGGACAATTTCAACCAGTGGGATCCCAGCGTGGCGGAAGCGTTAGCTGCGGAAATAGGCATTACCCTCACCGAAGACCATTGGAAAGTCATCGAGTTCTGCCGTTCCGATTTCGTCGTACAAGGGGATGCCCCCACCATTCGCCGCATCACCACCGTGGGCGGCGTTCCTACCAAGCAACTCTATCAACTATTTCCCAAAGGTCCGGGCAAGAAAGTTGCCTACATTGCCGGCCTGAAGAAACCGACAGGCTGCATCTAA
- a CDS encoding DUF1641 domain-containing protein, whose product MDATVLELNQKIDALTAQVAFLTEEARQQQRRRQEWDELKNDLTPVFTDVYQLSVRQMDEVESYVQLEDMLRLLKRLMRNTRNLERMLDQFESFAALWEDVNPLTQQAFLTAMNRLETLENAGYFTFMREGMDVVDKVVTSFTADDVRQLGDNVVLILRTVKEMTQPEIMNMVRNTATAIREEEPQESVSMFSILRQLNDPAVKRGLAKTLTVLRTVSEN is encoded by the coding sequence ATGGATGCAACGGTGCTGGAATTAAACCAGAAAATTGACGCGCTCACGGCTCAAGTTGCTTTTCTTACCGAAGAGGCGCGGCAGCAGCAGCGACGGCGGCAGGAGTGGGATGAACTGAAGAACGATCTGACGCCCGTCTTCACGGATGTATACCAGTTGTCGGTGCGACAGATGGATGAAGTGGAAAGCTACGTGCAGTTGGAGGATATGCTGCGCTTACTGAAGCGGCTGATGCGTAATACGCGCAACCTGGAGCGCATGTTGGACCAGTTTGAGAGTTTCGCGGCGCTGTGGGAGGATGTGAATCCGTTGACGCAGCAGGCGTTCCTGACGGCGATGAATCGCCTGGAGACGTTGGAAAACGCCGGGTATTTCACTTTTATGCGCGAGGGGATGGACGTTGTAGACAAAGTTGTCACTTCTTTTACCGCGGACGACGTGCGACAACTTGGTGACAACGTGGTTCTGATTTTGCGGACCGTGAAGGAAATGACCCAACCAGAGATTATGAATATGGTGCGCAACACGGCGACAGCGATCCGTGAAGAGGAACCGCAAGAGTCCGTCTCTATGTTTAGCATCCTGCGCCAGCTCAATGATCCCGCGGTGAAGCGGGGATTGGCCAAGACACTGACCGTGCTACGCACGGTATCGGAAAATTAG